Proteins encoded by one window of Salvia splendens isolate huo1 chromosome 5, SspV2, whole genome shotgun sequence:
- the LOC121805363 gene encoding protein EMSY-LIKE 3-like, whose product MDEYGPYDSSGTDDDFPPPHQNRMSRGGRISGNGRPAAVGSMPYTRMYEETDMEAKIHQLEQEAYSSVLRAFKAQADAISWEKEGLITELRKELRLSNEEHRDLLNRVNADETIRRIREWRQSGVAVHNATQASREPVPSPSISASRKKQKMGSSIPSQSFGGPTSFHPQSMGAANQPSSSAAKRGPMMGAKGKKHKSMPPGASSMKMQYPSGPAGRGQFSNRIAGGLGTEPVEGASFDSLIGRKVRTRWPDDNNFYEAVITNYNPIEGRHCLVYDLGTTHETIEWVDLTEISPEDIQWEGEDPGISHHGGYGGPGHGSNRHLGRDSAPGAGRGRTMVKGQSRKDFQPSQNGIGKKGPDDIQLLHTDTLIKEVERVFSSNHPDPVEIEKAKKVLKEHEQSLTEAIARLGDLSDGESDEGGRFSHAQGMDRE is encoded by the exons GAACTGATGATGATTTCCCCCCACCACATCAAAATAGGATGTCAAGAGGAGGTCGCATTTCTGGTAATGGAAGGCCTGCTGCTGTGGGTTCTATGCCATATACCAGGATGTATGAAGAGACTGACATGGAAGCTAAAATTCACCAGCTTGAGCAAGAAGCATACAGTTCAGTTCTAAGAGCCTTTAAAGCTCAAGCTGATGCCATTTCTTGG GAGAAGGAAGGTTTAATTACTGAGCTTAGGAAAGAATTAAGATTATCAAATGAAGAACACAGGGACCTTCTAAACAGGGTTAATGCAGATGAAACAATTCGAAGAATAAG GGAATGGAGACAGTCAGGTGTTGCTGTGCACAATGCTACTCAAGCAAGCCGTGAACCAGTACCTAGTCCATCCATCTCAGCTTCTCGAAAGAAGCAGAAGATGGGTTCCTCAATACCTTCTCAGTCCTTTGGTGGGCCAACTTCTTTCCACCCTCAATCAATGGGTGCAGCTAACCAGCCATCTTCATCAGCAGCAAAGCGTGGACCCATGATGGGTGCGAAAGGCAAAAAGCATAAATCA ATGCCTCCTGGTGCATCTTCAATGAAAATGCAGTATCCTTCCGGTCCAGCTGGAAGAGGTCAATTTAGTAACCGTATTGCTGGTGGCCTTGGAACTGAACCTGTTGAAGGAGCATCATTTGATTCGTTGATCGGAAGGAAAGTCAGGACTAGATGGCCTGATGATAATAACTTCTATGAAGCTGTTATAACTAATTATAATCCTATTGAG GGACGACATTGTCTTGTTTACGATCTAGGTACTACTCATGAGACAATAGAGTGGGTTGACCTTACTGAG ATTTCTCCTGAAGACATACAGTGGGAAGGTGAAGACCCTGGAATTTCTCATCATGGAGGTTATGGCGGACCAGGTCATGGATCGAATAGACATCTTGGACGGGATAGTGCTCCAGGTGCTGGAAGAGGGCGGACAATGGTGAAAGGTCAATCCAGGAAGGACTTCCAACCATCACAGAATGGCATCGGAAAGAAGGGACCAGATGACATTCAGTTGCTTCACACTGATACTTTAATTAAGGAG GTAGAGAGAGTTTTTAGTTCTAATCATCCAGACCCTGTAGAGATAGAGAAGGCAAAGAAAGTGCTCAAG GAGCATGAACAATCTCTTACTGAGGCAATTGCAAGGCTCGGTGATTTATCTGATGGTGAAAGTG ATGAGGGTGGCCGTTTTTCACATGCACAAGGCATGGATAGGGAATGA
- the LOC121805213 gene encoding protein N-terminal asparagine amidohydrolase-like isoform X2, translating to MIVVGGVPFAPEDSSQGMDTLVALMGHPLLVSASESFRSMQEKRISLSENSCSKSSKWVYLFQSEFATVDPALVDLVGTDEATTCVGIAIRNSKSGMISVAHMDIPRVVDGGLNQMLSLVADHDSDALFDVHLVGGFDDISSQQSYLDAKRRIKSEGYSYPLCAKIVDALRNRSEKFQIQTLHVLGHNTKWDSEGIGYPIFHGFVVETSNGSISPASFDGTSRCPDDIIRRIRVTASFEDPNWRGKLLDTYDTSTDQFVIAPCAWSIRQKNIALALQNLSDEEILLSCSSSPSAEGPDFVDNERRKWNYLIRHPDWREAFPSKAPRLFQRTAHGAWAQTVRDDIQN from the exons ATGATTGTTGTGGGCGGAGTTCCTTTTGCTCCAGAGGACTCATCCCAG GGTATGGATACTTTAGTTGCTCTAATGGGGCACCCACTTTTAGTGTCTGCATCGGAGTCCTTCAGATCTATGCAAGAGAAGAGGATCTCACTCTCTGAAAACTCTTGCTCAAAAAGCAGTAAATGGGTCTACCTCTTCCAAAGTGAATTTGCAACCGTTGACCCAGCGCTTGTGGAT TTAGTTGGTACCGATGAAGCAACAACTTGTGTAGGTATTGCCATAAGAAACAGCAAAAGTGGAAT GATATCTGTTGCTCATATGGATATCCCAAGAGTTGTTGATGGTGGCCTAAATCAGATGCTATCTTTAGTTGCCGACCATGATTCTGATGCTCTGTTCGAT GTGCATCTGGTGGGTGGTTTTGACGACATCTCATCTCAA CAATCATATCTTGATGCAAAACGGCGAATCAAATCAGAAGGCTATTCCTATCCTTTGTGTGCTAAGATAGTCGATGCTCTAAGGAATAGGAGTGAGAAATTTCAGATCCAAACTCTCCATGTGCTTGGGCATAACACCAAATGGGACTCTGAAGGGATTGGATACCCCATTTTCCATGGATTTGTG GTGGAAACCTCGAATGGATCAATCAGCCCTGCAAGCTTTGATGGAACTTCGAGATGCCCTGATGATATTATCCGTAGAATTCGAGTGACTGCATCTTTCGAGGATCCTAATTGGAGGGGCAAGTTGCTGGATACATATGACACTAGCACTGACCAGTTTGTTATTGCTCCGTGTGCTTG GAGCATACGACAGAAAAACATCGCCCTGGCCCTGCAAAACCTTTCTGATGAAGAAATACTactttcttgttcttcttcaccCTCTGCTGAGGGTCCTGATTTTGTCGATAATGAAAGAAG GAAGTGGAACTACTTGATCAGACACCCTGATTGGAGAGAAGCTTTTCCGTCAAAGGCGCCTCGTCTATTCCAGAGGACTGCACACGGAGCCTGGGCTCAGACTGTAAGGGACGACATTCAAAACTAG
- the LOC121805213 gene encoding protein N-terminal asparagine amidohydrolase-like isoform X3, with the protein MIVVGGVPFAPEDSSQLVGTDEATTCVGIAIRNSKSGIDIGRISVAHMDIPRVVDGGLNQMLSLVADHDSDALFDVHLVGGFDDISSQQSYLDAKRRIKSEGYSYPLCAKIVDALRNRSEKFQIQTLHVLGHNTKWDSEGIGYPIFHGFVVETSNGSISPASFDGTSRCPDDIIRRIRVTASFEDPNWRGKLLDTYDTSTDQFVIAPCAWSIRQKNIALALQNLSDEEILLSCSSSPSAEGPDFVDNERRKWNYLIRHPDWREAFPSKAPRLFQRTAHGAWAQTVRDDIQN; encoded by the exons ATGATTGTTGTGGGCGGAGTTCCTTTTGCTCCAGAGGACTCATCCCAG TTAGTTGGTACCGATGAAGCAACAACTTGTGTAGGTATTGCCATAAGAAACAGCAAAAGTGGAAT TGATATTGGCAGGATATCTGTTGCTCATATGGATATCCCAAGAGTTGTTGATGGTGGCCTAAATCAGATGCTATCTTTAGTTGCCGACCATGATTCTGATGCTCTGTTCGAT GTGCATCTGGTGGGTGGTTTTGACGACATCTCATCTCAA CAATCATATCTTGATGCAAAACGGCGAATCAAATCAGAAGGCTATTCCTATCCTTTGTGTGCTAAGATAGTCGATGCTCTAAGGAATAGGAGTGAGAAATTTCAGATCCAAACTCTCCATGTGCTTGGGCATAACACCAAATGGGACTCTGAAGGGATTGGATACCCCATTTTCCATGGATTTGTG GTGGAAACCTCGAATGGATCAATCAGCCCTGCAAGCTTTGATGGAACTTCGAGATGCCCTGATGATATTATCCGTAGAATTCGAGTGACTGCATCTTTCGAGGATCCTAATTGGAGGGGCAAGTTGCTGGATACATATGACACTAGCACTGACCAGTTTGTTATTGCTCCGTGTGCTTG GAGCATACGACAGAAAAACATCGCCCTGGCCCTGCAAAACCTTTCTGATGAAGAAATACTactttcttgttcttcttcaccCTCTGCTGAGGGTCCTGATTTTGTCGATAATGAAAGAAG GAAGTGGAACTACTTGATCAGACACCCTGATTGGAGAGAAGCTTTTCCGTCAAAGGCGCCTCGTCTATTCCAGAGGACTGCACACGGAGCCTGGGCTCAGACTGTAAGGGACGACATTCAAAACTAG
- the LOC121803035 gene encoding uncharacterized protein LOC121803035 has protein sequence MAMVMKSSDDEREETQPIMSHFSHRHPLEASELHVDVGPAPPTCAPRPPATSSSTASAPTSPAHTLSLLPSPPYGDGEFTYHCGACEFDIHVECASLPEVEDRTGEMYISML, from the coding sequence ATGGCAATGGTGATGAAAAGCTCCGATGATGAAAGAGAAGAAACACAGCCAATAATGAGCCACTTCAGCCACCGGCACCCTCTCGAGGCGTCGGAGCTCCACGTGGACGTGGGCCCCGCCCCGCCTACGTGTGCACCAAGGCCACCTGCCACTTCCTCCTCCACGGCCTCTGCTCCGACCTCCCCCGCCCACACCCTGTCCCTCCTCCCCTCGCCGCCGTATGGCGATGGAGAGTTCACCTACCACTGCGGCGCGTGTGAGTTCGACATCCACGTGGAGTGCGCGTCGCTGCCTGAGGTCGAGGACAGGACAGGAGAGATGTACATCAGCATGCTTTGA
- the LOC121805213 gene encoding protein N-terminal asparagine amidohydrolase-like isoform X4: MIVVGGVPFAPEDSSQLVGTDEATTCVGIAIRNSKSGMISVAHMDIPRVVDGGLNQMLSLVADHDSDALFDVHLVGGFDDISSQQSYLDAKRRIKSEGYSYPLCAKIVDALRNRSEKFQIQTLHVLGHNTKWDSEGIGYPIFHGFVVETSNGSISPASFDGTSRCPDDIIRRIRVTASFEDPNWRGKLLDTYDTSTDQFVIAPCAWSIRQKNIALALQNLSDEEILLSCSSSPSAEGPDFVDNERRKWNYLIRHPDWREAFPSKAPRLFQRTAHGAWAQTVRDDIQN; the protein is encoded by the exons ATGATTGTTGTGGGCGGAGTTCCTTTTGCTCCAGAGGACTCATCCCAG TTAGTTGGTACCGATGAAGCAACAACTTGTGTAGGTATTGCCATAAGAAACAGCAAAAGTGGAAT GATATCTGTTGCTCATATGGATATCCCAAGAGTTGTTGATGGTGGCCTAAATCAGATGCTATCTTTAGTTGCCGACCATGATTCTGATGCTCTGTTCGAT GTGCATCTGGTGGGTGGTTTTGACGACATCTCATCTCAA CAATCATATCTTGATGCAAAACGGCGAATCAAATCAGAAGGCTATTCCTATCCTTTGTGTGCTAAGATAGTCGATGCTCTAAGGAATAGGAGTGAGAAATTTCAGATCCAAACTCTCCATGTGCTTGGGCATAACACCAAATGGGACTCTGAAGGGATTGGATACCCCATTTTCCATGGATTTGTG GTGGAAACCTCGAATGGATCAATCAGCCCTGCAAGCTTTGATGGAACTTCGAGATGCCCTGATGATATTATCCGTAGAATTCGAGTGACTGCATCTTTCGAGGATCCTAATTGGAGGGGCAAGTTGCTGGATACATATGACACTAGCACTGACCAGTTTGTTATTGCTCCGTGTGCTTG GAGCATACGACAGAAAAACATCGCCCTGGCCCTGCAAAACCTTTCTGATGAAGAAATACTactttcttgttcttcttcaccCTCTGCTGAGGGTCCTGATTTTGTCGATAATGAAAGAAG GAAGTGGAACTACTTGATCAGACACCCTGATTGGAGAGAAGCTTTTCCGTCAAAGGCGCCTCGTCTATTCCAGAGGACTGCACACGGAGCCTGGGCTCAGACTGTAAGGGACGACATTCAAAACTAG
- the LOC121802396 gene encoding LON peptidase N-terminal domain and RING finger protein 1-like codes for MDDFIDVFLNEEPIDPSVAQANESHERVEERIRQLQGVTYRAGERQRQSQRCERNPVGIRVVFSDALVNTDVESGILVENDGVGTVDKARESGCKRDRSHLVGEALALAMESPAKKGDKEGGSLYDCNICLELVRDPVLTCCGHLFCWACFYQVEYVDSRSKECPVCEGEVTDANVIPIYGNSSGGRGEGDRDRERERETASCLNLKVPPRPKARRIERARKRG; via the coding sequence ATGGATGATTTCATTGATGTTTTCTTGAACGAAGAACCGATAGATCCCTCGGTTGCTCAGGCGAATGAGTCGCATGAGAGAGTGGAGGAGAGAATTCGGCAGCTGCAGGGAGTTACATATCGCGCGGGGGAGCGGCAGAGGCAGAGCCAGCGCTGCGAGCGGAATCCTGTGGGGATTAGGGTTGTTTTCAGTGATGCATTGGTTAATACGGATGTTGAGAGTGGAATTCTTGTTGAAAATGATGGTGTGGGCACAGTGGATAAGGCTAGGGAAAGCGGGTGTAAAAGAGATCGATCACATTTGGTTGGGGAGGCGTTGGCATTGGCTATGGAATCTCCAGCCAAGAAGGGGGATAAGGAGGGTGGTAGCTTGTATGATTGTAATATATGCTTGGAGCTGGTCAGGGATCCTGTGTTGACTTGTTGCGGTCACTTGTTTTGTTGGGCCTGTTTTTATCAGGTGGAGTACGTAGATTCGCGTTCTAAAGAATGTCCTGTTTGCGAGGGAGAGGTGACTGATGCCAATGTCATTCCGATTTATGGGAACAGCAGTGGGGGTAGGGGTGAGGGTGATCGTGATCGTGAGCGTGAGCGTGAGACAGCGTCTTgcttgaacttgaaggttcctccACGGCCTAAAGCTCGTAGAATCGAGAGAGCTAGGAAGCGGGGTtga
- the LOC121802204 gene encoding homeobox-leucine zipper protein HOX11-like translates to MELGLSLGDASKSPVLLKENNSPNQNQNQSKTSGLDFCMSLGLTSNNQERGKAQENDDVSASDDSQEETPLQLNLLPLAPLPRQISSSHNGSSKNGSSAAKGFDVNRTPAAEEASSSNSRREFEANDDDGLNARKKLRLSKEQSAFLEESFKEHSTLNPKQKLALAKQLNLRARQVEVWFQNRRARTKLKQTEVDCEYLKKCCETLTLENRILQKELQDLRALKTSNPFHAATTLTMCPSCERVASASTSASAAKVIPFPLARPRFYPFPTHPNQPAAS, encoded by the exons ATGGAGCTGGGGTTGAGCTTGGGAGATGCATCGAAATCTCCAGTTTTGTTGAAAGAGAACAACTCCCCaaatcagaaccaaaatcaaagcAAGACCAGCGGCCTCGATTTCTGCATGTCTTTGGGGCTCACCTCCAACAATCAAGAAAGAGGAAAAGCTCAAGAGAACGACGACGTATCGGCGAGTGATGACAGTCAAGAGGAAACTCCTCTCCAGTTGAATCTCCTACCTCTTGCTCCTCTTCCTCGCCAGATTTCCTCTTCCCATAATG GGAGCTCGAAAAATGGGTCGTCAGCGGCGAAGGGATTTGACGTGAACCGGAcgccggcggcggaggaggccTCGTCGTCGAACAGCAGGCGAGAATTCGAGGCGAACGACGACGACGGCCTCAACGCTCGCAAAAAACTCAGATTGTCGAAAGAGCAATCCGCTTTTCTCGAAGAAAGCTTCAAAGAACACAGCACTCTCAATCCT AAACAGAAACTGGCGCTTGCAAAACAGCTGAATCTACGAGCCCGGCAGGTGGAGGTCTGGTTCCAGAACAGAAGAGCGAG GACGAAGCTGAAGCAGACGGAGGTTGACTGCGAGTATTTGAAGAAATGCTGCGAAACGCTGACTCTGGAAAACAGAATATTGCAAAAGGAATTGCAAGACTTGAGAGCCCTCAAAACTTCAAATCCATTCCACGCCGCCACCACTCTCACCATGTGCCCCTCCTGCGAGCGCgtcgcctccgcctccacctccgcctccgccgccaAGGTCATACCGTTTCCGCTAGCGAGGCCCAGATTTTATCCGTTTCCGACGCATCCAAATCAGCCCGCCGCCTCGTGA
- the LOC121805213 gene encoding protein N-terminal asparagine amidohydrolase-like isoform X1: MIVVGGVPFAPEDSSQGMDTLVALMGHPLLVSASESFRSMQEKRISLSENSCSKSSKWVYLFQSEFATVDPALVDLVGTDEATTCVGIAIRNSKSGIDIGRISVAHMDIPRVVDGGLNQMLSLVADHDSDALFDVHLVGGFDDISSQQSYLDAKRRIKSEGYSYPLCAKIVDALRNRSEKFQIQTLHVLGHNTKWDSEGIGYPIFHGFVVETSNGSISPASFDGTSRCPDDIIRRIRVTASFEDPNWRGKLLDTYDTSTDQFVIAPCAWSIRQKNIALALQNLSDEEILLSCSSSPSAEGPDFVDNERRKWNYLIRHPDWREAFPSKAPRLFQRTAHGAWAQTVRDDIQN; encoded by the exons ATGATTGTTGTGGGCGGAGTTCCTTTTGCTCCAGAGGACTCATCCCAG GGTATGGATACTTTAGTTGCTCTAATGGGGCACCCACTTTTAGTGTCTGCATCGGAGTCCTTCAGATCTATGCAAGAGAAGAGGATCTCACTCTCTGAAAACTCTTGCTCAAAAAGCAGTAAATGGGTCTACCTCTTCCAAAGTGAATTTGCAACCGTTGACCCAGCGCTTGTGGAT TTAGTTGGTACCGATGAAGCAACAACTTGTGTAGGTATTGCCATAAGAAACAGCAAAAGTGGAAT TGATATTGGCAGGATATCTGTTGCTCATATGGATATCCCAAGAGTTGTTGATGGTGGCCTAAATCAGATGCTATCTTTAGTTGCCGACCATGATTCTGATGCTCTGTTCGAT GTGCATCTGGTGGGTGGTTTTGACGACATCTCATCTCAA CAATCATATCTTGATGCAAAACGGCGAATCAAATCAGAAGGCTATTCCTATCCTTTGTGTGCTAAGATAGTCGATGCTCTAAGGAATAGGAGTGAGAAATTTCAGATCCAAACTCTCCATGTGCTTGGGCATAACACCAAATGGGACTCTGAAGGGATTGGATACCCCATTTTCCATGGATTTGTG GTGGAAACCTCGAATGGATCAATCAGCCCTGCAAGCTTTGATGGAACTTCGAGATGCCCTGATGATATTATCCGTAGAATTCGAGTGACTGCATCTTTCGAGGATCCTAATTGGAGGGGCAAGTTGCTGGATACATATGACACTAGCACTGACCAGTTTGTTATTGCTCCGTGTGCTTG GAGCATACGACAGAAAAACATCGCCCTGGCCCTGCAAAACCTTTCTGATGAAGAAATACTactttcttgttcttcttcaccCTCTGCTGAGGGTCCTGATTTTGTCGATAATGAAAGAAG GAAGTGGAACTACTTGATCAGACACCCTGATTGGAGAGAAGCTTTTCCGTCAAAGGCGCCTCGTCTATTCCAGAGGACTGCACACGGAGCCTGGGCTCAGACTGTAAGGGACGACATTCAAAACTAG